A single window of Acidimicrobiales bacterium DNA harbors:
- the gltD gene encoding dihydropyrimidine dehydrogenase subunit A: MADPKGFLKHTRVTPKPRPVRVRVRDWREVYEPFPVDELRTQASRCMDCGIPFCNQGCPLGNLIPDWNDLVWRGRWRDASERLHATNNFPEFTGRLCPAPCEAACVLGINQPPVTIKQVEVEIVEKAFAEGWVRPVRAARSTGKSVAVVGSGPAGLAAAQQLTRAGHRVVVFERDDRIGGLLRYGIPEFKMEKRFLDRRLEQMVAEGTEFRPNTWVGRDVSGSELLREFDAVVLAGGATVRRDLNIPGRHLAGIHQAMEYLPLANRVQEGDLSESPISAAGKRVVIIGGGDTGADCLGTAHRQGAVSVHQLEIMPRPPDERDPSTPWPMWPLVFRTSSAHEEGGERLYSVATTEFVGDEAGHVRALRGHRVELTRGPNGPTFDPIPGSEWELEADLVLLALGFVGAEREGLVEQLGVRIDERGNVARDDSYMTNVEGVFVCGDMGRGQSLIVWAIAEGRACASHVDEWLEGETVLPRPVRPTDGPIR; encoded by the coding sequence ATGGCCGATCCGAAGGGATTCCTCAAGCACACCCGCGTCACCCCGAAGCCGAGGCCCGTGCGCGTCCGTGTGCGGGACTGGCGAGAGGTATATGAGCCGTTCCCCGTCGACGAGCTCAGAACCCAGGCGTCGAGGTGCATGGACTGCGGCATCCCCTTCTGCAACCAGGGATGTCCGCTCGGCAACCTGATACCGGATTGGAACGACCTCGTGTGGCGGGGCCGCTGGCGCGACGCGTCGGAGCGGCTCCACGCCACGAACAACTTCCCCGAATTCACCGGCCGTCTGTGTCCCGCACCGTGCGAAGCAGCATGTGTCTTGGGGATCAACCAGCCTCCCGTGACGATCAAGCAGGTGGAGGTCGAGATCGTCGAGAAGGCGTTCGCCGAAGGTTGGGTCCGACCGGTGAGGGCAGCCCGGAGCACGGGCAAGTCCGTCGCGGTGGTCGGCAGCGGCCCGGCGGGACTGGCGGCCGCACAGCAGCTCACCAGGGCGGGTCATCGTGTTGTGGTCTTCGAGAGGGACGACCGCATCGGGGGACTGCTGCGCTACGGCATACCCGAGTTCAAGATGGAGAAGCGGTTCCTCGACCGCAGGCTGGAGCAGATGGTCGCCGAGGGCACGGAGTTCCGGCCGAACACCTGGGTCGGACGGGACGTCTCGGGCTCGGAGCTGTTGCGCGAGTTCGACGCGGTGGTGCTGGCAGGCGGGGCGACGGTGAGGAGAGACCTGAACATCCCCGGTCGGCATTTGGCCGGCATACACCAGGCGATGGAGTACCTGCCTCTGGCAAACCGGGTGCAGGAGGGGGATCTGAGCGAGTCCCCCATCAGCGCGGCCGGGAAGAGGGTGGTGATCATAGGAGGCGGTGACACCGGCGCGGACTGTCTGGGGACGGCGCATCGGCAGGGGGCCGTGTCCGTTCACCAGCTGGAGATAATGCCGCGACCGCCTGACGAACGAGACCCTTCGACTCCGTGGCCCATGTGGCCGCTCGTGTTCAGGACCTCCAGCGCGCACGAGGAAGGCGGTGAGAGGCTGTACTCGGTTGCGACGACCGAGTTCGTCGGGGACGAGGCCGGTCATGTCAGGGCACTTCGGGGGCATCGCGTGGAGCTGACGAGAGGTCCGAACGGTCCTACTTTCGACCCGATACCGGGGAGCGAATGGGAGCTGGAGGCGGACTTGGTGCTGCTGGCGCTCGGGTTCGTCGGCGCCGAGCGAGAAGGCTTGGTCGAGCAACTCGGTGTTCGGATAGACGAGCGCGGAAACGTTGCGCGCGACGACAGTTACATGACGAACGTCGAAGGCGTGTTCGTGTGTGGTGACATGGGTCGCGGGCAGAGCCTCATAGTGTGGGCCATTGCCGAGGGACGGGCATGTGCGTCGCACGTCGACGAGTGGCTGGAGGGAGAGACGGTACTGCCCCGGCCAGTCCGGCCGACGGACGGTCCTATTCGCTGA
- a CDS encoding glutamate synthase has protein sequence MPLNSAHPMPRLQTRPRLVVERGVDALPPPHGLYDPRFDHDACGVSFVVHMKGVRSHDIVATGLSALCNLQHRGALGSEPNTGDGAGILMQIPDRFLREVVPFPLPREGSYATGICFLPRDLDDADRVCEEIEAIAKSEGLRVLGWREVPVDPSPLGRRALAAMPSFRQIFLAGDGLEGMALERHLFVVRKRTEHEIVDRRGGRACYFPSLSSRTLVYKGMLTTPQLPVFYPDLEDPRIESALVLVHSRFSTNTFPSWPLAHPYRYIVHNGEINTLQGNRNWMRAREAMLETELIPGDIERIFPIITPGASDSASFDECLELLHMGGYSLPHAVLMMIPEAWENHESMDPARRAFYSFHASLMEPWDGPASIAFTDGTIVGAVLDRNGLRPSRYWVTADDLVVMASEVGVVDVDPTRVVHKGRLQPGRMFLVDTTKGRIVPDDEIKRELALQHPYAEWLERSLLRLDELPARPHTRPSHDSVLQRQKTFGWTLEDIKLLLTPMARDGQEALGSMGTDTPLAVLSSRPRLLYDYFKQLFAQVTNPPLDAIREELVTAVENRLGSEGNLLAPGPDSCRQIVLPHPVIDNEELAKLEHIDEEGAPGFRARVISCLFPVNGGGEALREALDRIRREASEAISEGCNILILSDRGSTAELAPIPALLATGAVHHHLIREKTRTRCGIVVETGEAREVHHLCLLIGYGATAVNPYLVFETIEDLVERGELGIDDVRAAVKNYVKAADKGILKVMSKMGISTVASYHGAQIFEAIGVARDVVDEFFTGTVSRIGGVTLSEIAEEVRRRHRLAYPENPAELAHRDLDVGGEYQWRREGEFHLFNPTTVFKLQHATRSRRFDIFREYTRAVDEQSKNLCTLRGLFRFRFEDCEPIPIEEVEPASEIVKRFSTGAMSYGSISKEAHETLAIAMNRLGGKSNTGEGGEDPDRYVPDPNGDLRRSAIKQVASGRFGVTSEYLVNADDLQIKMAQGAKPGEGGQLPGHKVYPWIAKTRHSTPGVGLISPPPHHDIYSIEDLAQLIHDLKNSNPEARIHVKLVAEVGVGTIAAGVSKAHADVVLISGHDGGTGASPLTSIKHAGVPWELGLAETHQTLLANGLRDRIVVQVDGQMKTGRDVVIAALLGAEEYGFATAPLVVSGCVMMRVCHLDTCPVGIATQNPELRKRFSGKPEFVETFFEFIAEEVRELLARLGLRSVDEAIGRVDLLDVEPAVDHWKAKGLDLSPILAVPEVPEGDHVRKVREQDHGLDKALDQKLIEECRPAVERREPVHLQLPIRNTNRTVGTMLGYHVTKRWGGEGLPEDTIVVDFRGSAGQSFGAFLPRGVTFRLEGDANDYTAKGLSGGKIYVFPPRESPFVAEENIIGGNVILYGATSGLLLLRGIVGERFCVRNSGATAVVEGVGDHGCEYMTGGRAVILGPTGRNFGAGMSGGLAFVYDTDGSFPARVNPEMVDLDALEAEDEEWLRSIVELHLRETGSAVADRILANWEDEVRLFVKVFPKDYKRVIFAQREAERKGEDPLEAIMAAAHG, from the coding sequence TTGCCTCTGAATTCTGCGCACCCGATGCCGCGTCTCCAGACGCGCCCGCGTCTGGTGGTCGAACGCGGAGTGGATGCCCTGCCACCGCCCCATGGTCTCTACGACCCGAGGTTCGACCACGACGCGTGCGGTGTCAGCTTCGTCGTCCACATGAAGGGTGTCCGTAGTCACGACATCGTGGCCACAGGTCTGTCGGCCCTGTGCAACCTGCAACATCGCGGTGCTCTGGGGAGCGAACCCAACACCGGGGACGGTGCCGGGATCCTCATGCAGATCCCGGACCGATTCCTGCGCGAAGTGGTCCCGTTCCCGCTGCCCCGAGAGGGGTCGTACGCGACTGGGATCTGCTTCCTGCCGCGGGACCTGGACGACGCCGACCGGGTGTGCGAAGAGATCGAGGCGATAGCCAAGAGCGAGGGACTCAGGGTGCTCGGATGGCGCGAGGTCCCCGTAGACCCGTCGCCTTTGGGCAGGCGCGCCCTCGCTGCCATGCCTTCCTTCCGCCAGATCTTCTTGGCAGGTGACGGTCTGGAGGGCATGGCTTTGGAGCGCCATCTGTTCGTGGTGAGAAAGCGGACGGAGCACGAGATCGTCGACCGCCGCGGTGGGCGCGCGTGCTACTTCCCGAGTCTCTCCTCGCGGACTCTCGTATACAAGGGAATGCTCACCACGCCCCAGCTCCCCGTCTTCTACCCGGACCTAGAAGACCCGAGAATCGAATCGGCACTCGTGTTGGTGCATTCACGCTTCTCCACCAACACCTTCCCGTCGTGGCCGCTCGCGCATCCGTACCGGTACATCGTCCACAACGGTGAGATCAACACCCTCCAAGGAAACAGGAACTGGATGCGAGCCCGGGAGGCGATGCTCGAGACCGAGCTGATCCCGGGCGACATCGAGCGGATATTCCCGATAATCACGCCTGGAGCCTCCGACTCGGCGAGCTTCGACGAATGTCTGGAGCTCCTCCACATGGGCGGCTACTCGCTGCCGCACGCCGTGCTCATGATGATTCCCGAGGCGTGGGAGAACCACGAATCGATGGATCCGGCGCGACGTGCCTTCTACTCGTTCCACGCCTCGCTGATGGAGCCGTGGGACGGTCCTGCCTCGATCGCATTCACCGACGGGACGATCGTCGGAGCCGTCCTCGACCGTAACGGACTGAGGCCTTCGCGCTACTGGGTCACCGCCGACGACCTCGTGGTCATGGCCTCGGAGGTGGGGGTCGTGGACGTCGACCCGACCCGCGTCGTACACAAGGGGAGGCTCCAGCCGGGTCGGATGTTCCTCGTCGACACCACGAAGGGGAGGATCGTCCCGGACGACGAGATCAAGCGAGAGCTCGCACTGCAGCACCCGTACGCGGAGTGGCTCGAGCGCTCACTCCTCCGACTCGATGAGCTTCCTGCCAGACCCCACACTCGACCTTCGCACGACTCGGTCCTGCAGCGTCAGAAGACCTTTGGTTGGACGTTGGAGGACATCAAGCTCCTGCTGACTCCGATGGCCCGCGACGGCCAGGAGGCTCTGGGCTCGATGGGAACCGACACACCTCTGGCCGTGCTCTCGAGCAGGCCGCGACTGCTCTACGACTACTTCAAGCAGCTCTTCGCACAGGTCACCAACCCGCCGCTCGACGCAATTCGGGAGGAACTCGTGACGGCGGTCGAGAACAGGCTCGGCTCGGAGGGGAACCTCTTGGCCCCCGGGCCGGATTCATGCCGTCAGATAGTCCTCCCGCATCCCGTGATCGACAACGAAGAGTTGGCCAAGCTCGAGCACATCGACGAGGAAGGCGCTCCGGGATTCCGCGCGAGGGTCATCTCGTGCCTGTTTCCCGTGAACGGAGGGGGGGAGGCGCTGCGCGAGGCCCTGGACCGGATCCGGAGGGAGGCCTCCGAAGCCATCTCGGAGGGGTGCAACATCCTGATCCTGTCCGACCGGGGATCGACGGCAGAGCTGGCCCCAATACCCGCTCTGCTGGCCACCGGAGCCGTGCACCACCACCTGATCCGAGAGAAGACGCGTACCCGATGTGGGATCGTGGTCGAGACCGGGGAGGCGAGGGAGGTGCACCACTTGTGCCTCCTGATCGGCTACGGCGCGACCGCGGTCAACCCGTACCTCGTCTTTGAGACCATAGAGGACCTGGTGGAGCGGGGAGAGCTCGGCATCGACGACGTGCGGGCCGCGGTGAAGAACTACGTGAAGGCGGCAGACAAGGGGATCCTCAAGGTGATGTCCAAGATGGGCATCTCCACGGTCGCCTCATATCACGGGGCCCAGATCTTCGAAGCCATAGGGGTGGCACGAGACGTCGTAGACGAGTTCTTCACGGGGACCGTCTCCCGTATAGGCGGCGTCACCCTCTCCGAGATAGCGGAGGAGGTGCGTAGGCGGCATCGGCTCGCCTACCCGGAGAACCCGGCCGAATTGGCCCATCGTGACCTGGATGTCGGCGGCGAATATCAGTGGCGTCGCGAGGGCGAGTTTCATCTCTTCAACCCAACCACCGTATTCAAGCTCCAGCACGCGACACGAAGTCGTCGATTCGACATCTTCCGCGAGTACACGCGTGCGGTGGACGAGCAGTCGAAGAACCTGTGCACCCTCCGCGGCCTGTTCCGCTTCCGATTCGAGGACTGTGAGCCGATCCCGATCGAGGAGGTGGAGCCGGCATCGGAGATAGTCAAGCGGTTCTCCACCGGGGCCATGAGCTACGGGTCTATATCCAAAGAGGCCCACGAGACGCTCGCCATCGCCATGAACAGGTTGGGCGGAAAGTCGAACACGGGAGAAGGAGGCGAGGACCCGGATCGCTACGTGCCGGATCCGAACGGCGACCTGCGCAGGAGCGCCATAAAGCAGGTCGCGTCCGGCAGGTTCGGAGTGACCAGCGAATACCTCGTGAACGCCGACGACCTGCAGATAAAGATGGCCCAGGGTGCCAAGCCGGGTGAGGGAGGCCAACTACCCGGCCACAAGGTCTATCCCTGGATTGCGAAGACGCGCCACTCGACGCCCGGCGTTGGGCTCATATCGCCTCCCCCGCATCACGACATCTACTCGATCGAGGACCTGGCGCAGCTGATCCATGACCTCAAGAACTCCAATCCCGAGGCACGCATACACGTCAAGCTGGTGGCAGAAGTCGGGGTAGGCACGATCGCTGCAGGGGTGTCAAAAGCTCACGCAGACGTCGTCCTCATATCAGGCCACGACGGTGGAACAGGAGCGTCGCCCCTGACGTCGATAAAGCACGCCGGAGTGCCGTGGGAGTTGGGACTGGCCGAGACCCACCAGACCCTTCTGGCCAACGGGTTGCGTGACCGGATAGTCGTTCAAGTGGACGGCCAGATGAAGACCGGACGCGACGTCGTGATAGCGGCGCTCCTCGGTGCCGAAGAGTACGGTTTCGCGACCGCTCCTCTGGTGGTTTCTGGCTGTGTGATGATGCGCGTGTGCCACCTGGACACGTGCCCGGTCGGGATCGCCACCCAGAACCCCGAGCTTCGCAAGCGGTTCAGCGGCAAGCCGGAGTTCGTGGAGACCTTCTTCGAGTTCATCGCCGAGGAGGTCCGTGAGCTATTGGCGCGCCTCGGATTACGGAGCGTCGACGAGGCGATCGGGCGGGTCGACCTGCTCGACGTCGAGCCCGCAGTAGACCATTGGAAGGCCAAGGGTTTGGACCTGTCACCGATTCTCGCCGTGCCGGAGGTACCGGAAGGAGATCACGTCCGAAAGGTGCGGGAGCAAGATCACGGTCTGGACAAGGCGCTCGATCAGAAGCTCATCGAGGAGTGCCGACCTGCCGTCGAACGGCGTGAGCCGGTTCACCTCCAATTGCCGATACGGAACACGAACAGGACCGTCGGCACCATGCTGGGGTACCACGTCACGAAGCGGTGGGGTGGCGAGGGGCTCCCAGAAGACACCATCGTCGTCGACTTCAGGGGCTCGGCGGGGCAGAGCTTCGGTGCGTTCCTCCCACGGGGAGTCACCTTCAGACTCGAGGGAGATGCGAACGATTACACGGCAAAGGGGCTCTCCGGCGGGAAGATCTACGTGTTTCCGCCGCGGGAGTCGCCGTTCGTGGCAGAGGAGAACATCATCGGAGGAAACGTCATCCTCTACGGAGCGACGTCGGGCCTACTCCTGCTCCGTGGGATAGTCGGGGAGCGGTTCTGCGTGAGGAACTCCGGGGCAACTGCAGTGGTGGAAGGGGTCGGCGACCACGGCTGCGAGTACATGACAGGAGGGCGGGCGGTGATCCTCGGACCGACCGGCCGTAACTTCGGAGCGGGGATGTCGGGTGGCCTGGCGTTCGTATACGACACGGACGGCAGCTTCCCCGCCCGGGTGAACCCCGAGATGGTCGATCTGGATGCGTTAGAGGCCGAGGACGAAGAGTGGCTCCGCTCGATCGTCGAGCTGCACCTGCGTGAGACGGGTTCGGCTGTGGCGGACCGCATATTGGCCAACTGGGAGGACGAGGTGAGGCTGTTCGTGAAGGTCTTCCCCAAGGACTACAAGCGGGTGATCTTCGCTCAGCGTGAGGCTGAACGCAAGGGAGAAGATCCGTTGGAGGCGATCATGGCCGCCGCGCACGGCTGA
- a CDS encoding dynein regulation protein LC7 produces the protein MPELSQEAKNLNWLVSNFVERVPGVTEAVVVSSDGLPMAISKGLDRDAADRFAAVASGLIGLAYGAAGRFGGGAVNEVIVEMENAFLFVTGISDGSCLAVVADAEADVGQVGYEMALLVEKVGPVLTPELRAELQASLPQ, from the coding sequence GTGCCAGAACTCAGTCAGGAAGCGAAGAACCTCAACTGGTTGGTCTCCAACTTCGTGGAGCGCGTACCTGGCGTGACCGAAGCAGTGGTGGTGTCGTCCGACGGGCTGCCCATGGCCATTTCGAAGGGCCTCGACCGAGACGCGGCCGATCGATTCGCGGCCGTCGCGTCGGGTCTGATCGGACTGGCATATGGTGCGGCCGGTCGCTTCGGCGGAGGCGCCGTCAACGAGGTGATCGTGGAGATGGAGAACGCGTTCCTCTTCGTCACCGGCATCAGTGACGGCTCGTGCCTCGCCGTCGTCGCCGACGCCGAGGCGGACGTCGGACAGGTCGGGTACGAGATGGCCCTCCTGGTGGAGAAGGTCGGGCCCGTCCTCACGCCGGAGCTGCGCGCCGAGCTACAGGCATCTCTCCCGCAGTGA